Below is a window of Ovis aries strain OAR_USU_Benz2616 breed Rambouillet chromosome 20, ARS-UI_Ramb_v3.0, whole genome shotgun sequence DNA.
AGGTGTGATAGAGGACAGCACCGTGGAGGGTTCACTGCGTGCGACAGACATCGCAGGTCACAGACGCTGTGAAGCAGGGCTCTCACTCTCCGCACGTTGCAGACGGAACTGAGGAAAGGCCTGTGGGGCTTAAGTGAGGAAGCGGGGCTTGAACCCAGGCGTTCTGGCTCCTAGCGCCGACTGAAAGGCATGGTGGGGAGGACACTGCTGTGAGAAGAAGGGAAACAGTAAGATAATGAGCGCTTCCAGCACAGGCAGCCACAGGACTGGTGTCACGTGAAACCCCGTGAGAGAGGCAAATGGAGAATTTGGTCAGATTGAGTGGGGGCTTTTTATCTTTTGGTCATGCaggaaggcatgtgggatcttatttccccgaccaggggttgaacccatccCCCTCCACTGGAAGCGCaaagtcttacccactgggccaccagggaagtcccatggctgAGTTGGGGGCTTGTGATCACTGTCTGGATGGATGGGTCCCTAATGCTAGCTTTGGTCAAATGGTAAGAACAGAAAGAGAGGCAGTGCTTTAGAGGGACTCCCCTGCTCCCAGCTTGGTGGCCAAAGGGATCCTGCATTCTTGCTGGGACTGCAGGAAGTGGGAAAGACTCAACTGCACTGGTGTCAAGCAGCGAGTTGTGATACAGGAAAAAGGCTACAAATAAAGCgctttatctttttctctctctcatccatCTTTCTGTGCAAGAAAACGCTGTTCCTACTTAAGCAGATCACAAGTTGCCCGCAAACCCTTCCTGTATCTGACCTTTCACAGAGTGAAATTTGATATCTCAGAAGTGGGAAACTTCTTAATCAAATTTCATTAGCTAGCAATGACCAAAtcataaggaaatggcaacccactccaggactcttgcctggaataccccatggacagaggagcctggcaggctatagcccatgggttgctaagagtaaggctgagcgacttcactttactttacttAAGACCACCCCTTAGAGGACAGCCTTGTTCTAAACTAGTTACAGAGACACAGTGTAGGATTATCTGTTCTCCCTCCTTAGGTGGTTTTATTGAAACTTAGttcaaagaaggaaaggagattCCCAGAGTCACTGCTGTCCCAAATAGACTCTGGGAATTAAGAGAAAGGTACCACTTaagacttggagaattttgagcattactttactagcatgtgagatgagtgcaattgtgcagtagtttgagcattctttggcattgcctttctttgggattggaatgaaaactgaccttttccagtcctgtggccactgctgagttttccaaatttgctggcatattgagtgcagcactttcacagcatcatattttaggatttgaaacagctcaactggaattccatcacctccactagctttgttcgtagtgatgctctctaaggcccgcttgacttcacattccaggatgtctggctctaggtgagtgatcacaccatcgtgattatctgggtcgtgaagatcttttttgtacagttcttctgtgtattcttgccacctcttcttaatatcttctgcttctgttaggtccataccatttctgtccttatcgagcccatctttgcatgaaatgttcccttggtatctctaattttcttgaagagatctctagtctttcctattctggtgttttcctctatttctttgcattgatcactgaggaaggctttcttatctctccttgctattctttggaactctgcattcaaatggaaatatctttccttttctcctttgcttttcgcttctcttcttttcacagctatttgtaaggcctcctcagacagccattttgcttttttgcatttcttttccatggggatggtcttgacccctgtctcctatacaatgtcacgaacctccatccatagttcatcaggcactctatctatcagatctagtcccttaaatctatttttcacttccactgtataatcataacggatttgatttaggtcatacctgaatggtctagtagttttccctactgtcttcaatttaagtctgaatttggcaataaggaattcatgatctgagctacagtcagctcccggtcttgtttttgctgactctatagagcttctccatctttggctgcaaagaatataatcagtatgattttggtgttgaccatctgatgatgtccatgtgtagagtcttctcttatgttgttgcaagagggtgtttgctatgactagtgcgttctcttggcaaaactctattagcctttgcactgcttcattccgtactccaaggccaaatttgcctgttactccaggtgtttcttgactttctacttttgcattccagtcccctataatgaaaaggacatctcacacgctagtaaagtaatgctcaaaattctccaagccaggcttcagcaatatgtgaaccgtgaacttccagatgttcaagctggttttagaaaaggcagaggaaccagagatcaaattgccaacatccgctggatcatggaaaaagcaagagagttccagaaaaacatctatttctgctttattgactatgccaaagcctttgactgtgtggatcacaataaactgtggaaaattctgaaagagatgggaataccagaccacctgatctgcctcttgagaaacctatatgtaggtcaggaagcaacagttagaactggacagggaacaacatactggttccaaataggaaaagaagtacatcaaggctgtatattgtcaccctgcttatttaacttctatgcagagtacatcatgagaaatactgggctggaagaagcacaagctggaatcaagattgccgggagaaatatcaatcacctcagatatgcagatgacaccacccttatggcagaaagtgaagaggagctaaaagcctctcgatgaaagtgaaagaggagagtgaaaaagttggcttaaagctcaacattcagaagacgaagatcatggcatccggtcccatcacttcatgggaaatagatggggaaacagtggaaacagtgtcagactttatatttttaggctccaaaatcactgcagatggtgattgcagccatgaaattcaaagatgcttactccttggaaggaaagttatgaccaacctagatagaatattaaaaagcagagacattactttgccaacaaaggtccgtctagtcaaggccatggtttttcctgtggtcctgtatggatgtgagagttggactgtgaagaaagctgagcaccgaagaattgatgcttttgaactgtggtgttggagaagactcttgagagtcccttggagtgcaaggaggtccaaccagtccgtcctaaaggagatcagtcgtgggtgttcattagaaggactgatgctgaagctgaagctccaatactttggccacctcatgcgaagagttgactcattggaaaagacccaggtaCCGGGAGGGATCTGGAGcaggaggacgacagaggatgagatggctggatggcatcaccaactcgatggacatgagtttgagtaaactccaggagttggtgatggacagggaggtctggtgtgctgtgattcagggggtcacaaagagtcggacacgactgagcaactgaatggaactgaccACTTAAGACACTTTACTGCCATCTGCTGGGAAGTAACTGTCATTAACATCTACACTTGACTATGATGCTagttgttgagtcgctcagtccagtcactaagtcgtgtctgattctttgcgaccccatggactgcagcacgccagtcttccctgtccttcaccatctcctgtgctttgctcaagcttatgtccgttgagtcgaggatgccatccaacccctcgtcctctgttgcctgcttctcctcctgcctgtaatctttcccagcatcagggtcttttccaatgagttggctcttcgcatcaggtggctggagtattggagcttcagcttcagcatgagtccttccaatgaatattcagggttgatttcctttaggatgatgCCAGAGGTGCCAGGATGGATGTGAAGTCCTTGTGCTGAGTACAACCTACCCAAGCTTACATGTTGGCCCTTGTTCCTAGGGCAACTGGGCTTGAAGGTGATGGTcttctctccttctgccctctcaTAGCCAGATTCAGTGCCGGTTCTTCGTGCGGGGGAATGGCCGCTGCCCTTTCAAATTTGACTGCATTTACCTGCACCAGCTCCCAGATGAGGCCCCGAGTTTTGATCCTCTCTGGCCTGAGAGTATGCAGCTGGCCTCTGTGAGTGAGGTGGTAATAGCGGGGATATGGAGGTTGGGAAGGCTGCTAGTTATGCTTTATAATAAATGTCTGTGAATTGTAAAACCTACATATGCTATCTATGACATGGATGGTGCCTGTGTGGATGTGGTACTTTTGTGCTATGGACAACCTCCCCAACCTATGTGTCGGCCTTGATTCTCTGGTACCAGGCACAACTAGAACTGAAGCTGATGGGttttctcttatttccttttctactcCCAGATGGTGGGCAGACCAGTGTTCCTAGGGGGCACTGAGCCAGAAGAGGAAGTGCTCTTCATGGACTGTGCCCTGGGCATGACTTTCTGGGGTTCAGAACTCCTCCTGGACCCCAGTAGTTCTTACCACTGCCTGCCATAACCATGATCAACGTGTGGGGGAtggggctgagggcaggggtTGCCAGGTGGTAGTATTTGCCCTTTGGGGGCTTGGTAAGGGACGAAAGTAGCAAGCCCTCtaccctcatggactgcagcagtgCCACAGCTGTGGGACGTAGTGAGGGGGTAGGGTTCTCAATGTCTCGGCAGGGACTTGGTTTTTAACTTTGTTCTTTTGTAAAAGGATTCTGAAGGAAACCAATAAAATGTACCTAAAGCATCACTGCTGGTGTCTGAAGAGTCTGCTTATACCCCAGGCGTGCCCCCATCCCAACCAAGGGGTTGCTTCTGCACTTAACCTGTTGTAGTATCACTTGTGACTTGGCTTTTGGAAAACTTCACTTTATACCCATAAGAGAATGAGACAAGAAAGGGCAAATAACAACATAAGTACTACAAAGAAGAGTGATGTCAGGGATCCCCTGAAAGGATCTTGAGTATTCCTTCAGGGATCTTGAACCACACTTTTAGAAAACACTTTTTAAGAActtttctccttcatctccttcCCATTGGCAGAATGCAGACCTTGAAGGGCATGAGCTAGAGCCACTACAAAGGAAAGCTTTGTTTGTTGAGGGTGGGCAAGGCGTTGAAGGTTGTTTAGCATTCTTGGCCCTGCCCACTACTTATCTGGGCCTCCCTAACTCCTTGCCCCCAACATCATTAGAAGACCATAAACATCTCCCATGAAGTTAGAACTGATAGCCTGAAAGAGAGGGTCCTGGAAATTTCTTTCCTACTATTTTGGGCTTTGCAAAGCAAGCACTATCTAAGAAATCCTCCTTACTCCTCTCCacaatgttgttcagttgcttcagtcgtgtccaactctttgtgatcccatgcattgtagctctccaggctcctctgtctatgggatttcccaggcacgaatactggagtgggttgccatttcctcctccagtggatattcccgacgcttggcaggtggattctttaccactgagtcacctgggaactCCAGTCCTATCCAATAGCTCCCTTgaaatcattttggaaaaaattataaaactgactCTAATGGAAATCAGATCCAGCTCAAAATATGCCTATGGCTTCCCATACTATTCAGAGTAAAAGACAAGTTTCCCTCTGGGACCTCATGGCCTCACAAAATCTGGTCTGGTTATCTTTCCAATCTCATCTGTTTTTCTCCAGCAGGGGCACTCAGCTCCAGCCAGGCTTCTGCTCAAAGCCTAACCATAACCTTCTTCCCAGAATGGTCTCCTCATAGACCTCTACCTGGCTTACTTGCTTATCTCCTTTAGGTTCAGCTTGCCTGACCACCTATTTAAAACTACCTCACTCTATCTCTGTTCCCTCCTATCACAAACAGTCATTCTATTGTTTACTTATTCAGTTGTCTGTTTCCTCCCTAGAGCATCAGCAACAATAAGGGCAAGGATCTTTATTTTGTTCCCTGTATCCTTAGCCCTAGGTGATCAGTAGAAGGCTTATTGATCCAATGGATGTATGCATGGCAGCAGCTGGGAAGACAGAAATACAAGCTGGGACCTGAAGGAGGCTTTATGGGGGTCCTGTGGGGTCTTCTCCCCTCTGCCTTTATTTCCATCCTCTGCTTTGATCCCTCCCTTCGCGGGAAGATTTGGTTCCTCCAGATTTCCCTAAGCTGAAACACTGGGAAATGGAGGCTCTCTTGATCCTTTATAAACAACCAGAGCAAGGCCACTTCTTGATTTGAGAGGAAGATTACAGTAGCAAGGTTCTTTGCTATAATAGATAACATTAGATTTTACTGAAACTCCCATTCTCTGGTGTACTTATACATCAAATATTTCTGGAGATGGCTGAAACTTAAATGATGGCAGCTGATGGCCTGTGGAAGAGGTGACCTTACGGTGTTTTATGATCAAATCCTATGCCAAAGCCCAAGATCTACAAGCAACATAGGCGTCGGTTTAAATTAAATAGGCTTGGGTCCAGAAGTATTGAATACAAGCAACCCTGATATCCGTTCTGTACCTCCGCCCTCATCGCTTACCTGAAGGAAGGTAAGGACCCGCTCCTCCATCAAGCCCTGTCCCACCCAATCTCTTGCATGACCCCGCCCACAAGCCTATTTCTTTGTAGCCCCGCCCCATCAGCAGACCGGCAGTCGGCCTttgccccctcccctgctccgTTCCTGCTTCCGGCCCGGCGTATCCCGGTCCCGCCCCTTCCGGCTttccgccgcgccccgcccctaGCCGCACCTGCAGCTTCTTTCCTTTGCCGACCGCTCGAGTCCCGCGCCCTGGCTGGGCGTCTCCCTGTGCTGAGGATGGAACTTGGCTGGAGCGGCGCTGTCCTCAGCCTCCCTTTCCCCAGGCCCCGGAGCTGAGGCCCGAAGCCGGAGCGCGGGGCGGCGCGACTCCCCGATCCCGGGCATGGAGGCCTTGGAGGCTGAGTCCGCTCGGGTTGAGGACGCAGAGACGGCGGCGCCCTGGGCTCGGCTGGAGGCCCCCGGCCGCCTCCTGCTGCAGGCGCTGCAGGCCGGGCCCGACGGGGCGCGGCGCGGTCTGGGGGTGCTGCGGACACTGAGCGGCCGCGGCGGGGAGCCCTTTGCCTGGGACGGCGTCCTCGAGGCGCTGTGCCGGGAGGAGCCCGTCGTGGAGGGCCCGGACTGTCGCCTGGAGCTGTAAGTCGTCCGCCCGCGTTCCTCCGGCCCTGTTGGTGCCCTCATCCTCTAGGGTCGTGTGAAGCAGGAGCTGGCGCTACCCGCTGCTCTAGATGTGTTTTTAACCcccacacacaaataaataaaaggtttctTTCCTGCCTCACATAGCCCAAGTGTCTGTGTGTGAAGAGGTGCGGAAGCGTGAAGGGTGGTTACCCTGTGAGTTGCAGGGACTGCCGAGGGGAGCACAGGGCTGCAGACTAAGCGTTACTCGGCGTTCTGGAGTatcatttttacataaaatttcagaaaggactttttttttcttgtttacatAAAACAGGTATGGATCTAttacagggttcagttcagtcacagttggtccaactttttgcgaccccatggtctgtatcatgccaggcctccctgtccatcaccaactcccggagtttactcaaactcatgtccattgagttggtgatgccatccaaccatctcatcctctgtcgtccccttctcctcctgccctcaatccctcccagcatcagtcttttcaaatgagtcagctcttcacatcaggtggccaaagtattggagtttcagcttcagcatcagtccttccaatgaatattcaggactgatttcctttaggattgactggttggatctacctgtagtccaaggaactctcaagagtcttctccaacaccacagttgaaaagcatcaaatcttctgccctcagctttctttatagtccagctctcacatccatgtatgactactagaaaaaccatagctttgactagacagacttttgttggcaaagtaatatctctgctttttaatatgctgtctaggttggtcatagcttttcttccaaggagcaagcatcttaatttcatggctgcaatcaccatctgcagtgattttggagcccaagaaaataaagtctgtcactgtttccattgtttccccatttatttgccatgaagtgatggattaCAGGGTAGGTTCCAATTTTTGAGCTGAAATAGGAGATGTCAAAGAGCAGGGCCTAGTGTAGTGTAGAATAGATGCTCGCTTGTTGAGTGATTTCCATGTTGTCTCCACTTTCATCCACACTGACCCTCAGGTGCTGCCTTCCAGCGCTCCCCACCAACTTCTGTCCAGCGCCATGTAGCCTCTAACTCTAGCTAGCCTGCTCTGTGCTCCTTTCAGCGAGATGCTCCTAACGGTACCCTCCCTCTGCCACCTaggaaaccactgctgctgcgaTTGCCCCCGTTATGCCGGACAAACCTGATGTCCCTGCTCGTGGCTGTTTGGCCATCGCTGCCCAAAAGCAGGCTCCTCCCTGTGCTGCAGATTGCGAGGCAGGATCCAAGCCCTGACCTTGATCCCTGGCTCCGGGCCCTTGGAGAATTTCTGCAAAGGGATCTGAGTGCTGGTGTTTCCACTGATGGAGCATCCCCACTGTCTGAAAGGTGCCAGAGACAGCTTCAAGGCCTGTGTAGGCGGCTGGGCCAAGGGGGCAGGAAGTTGAAGTTGCCCCCAGTTCCAGATTCTGAaggagaagggcaggaggagaacaagGACTCCCAGCAGCCTGGGAAACGCAGGAAGGAGCCAGAGGAAGAGCCTGTCAGTCCTGAGGGGGAGAGGGCCCCCAAAAGGCTCCGGTgtttggaaaaggaagaagaggaagaagaaggtcACGAGGGGAAGAGACCTGAACACGAATCTTCGGAATCCCTGGCTGATGGAGGAGGTGCATCATCCATTACAAACCAGCCTATCATGGGACCTGAGCCCAGTGAGGCTGGTCAGAGTCTAAAGGATGCTAAGGGCCTACCTGAGAGTTTGGAGTTGCCCAAAGTTATCCAGGTACTAGGGTGAGGCTGCTGCTTTAGAGTGATCTTTTGGAGTGGAGGGTTCATACAGGGCAAAAGCTGGTTGGGACACTGTCCCCTTTGGAATGACTGTAGTCTGTGGAgcaaggggaaggaggaggggtgaGGGAATGTAGTTTCTGCTCCACAAGCTTCTGAGAAGAGGGTAGGGAAGGGAGGGACTGGAGGTGGGAACCCTTGACCTAATGATCAGTATTGTGAGGTCAGGGGTACCGGGGAAGAGGAAAGGCTCTGGAGCTACCCCTGACGCCCCATCTTATGGGAAATGGGGGAGTCATCCCAGCATCCAGCTTgacctcccagcccagggcctggtCTAGCCCCATCAGGATGGATGCAAAGAAGACAAGTTTGTTCAGCTGGATTTACATGGGCCCTTGTCTAGTTTGAGTTCTGAAGCACTTTGTAAAGTTTAGGCTTCATGTTCTGGCTCTCTTGAGTCATCTTTGCCCACTAGCTCCCACTGAGCCGGTGCCTTCTCTCAGAGGGGGCTGGGTCCCAGCTGGGGCCATGGCCATGACCGGGGGCCGTGCTGCATGGGTGGGGGCTTGGCAGTGACCGGGCTCTCCTCTGCAGGACCAGGTTCCCAGGCTGCAGCAGCTGCTCAAGACCCTCGGAAAGGTGACTTGCCCTACCCTGCTCCCCACAGCCCTTCTTCCACCCTTTCCTGGACCCCAGGGGcgcccagggaagccccactgcagCAAGGCACAGCTGttcggtgggggtggggggtgggaagtgAAGGTCTCACCATCCATGTGAAGGCTTTTCTTGGCCCACATATGTTGTTCTAACCCCTGGCAAGTGGTTCTTCTCCTCCAGTAGCACCTTCTGGGGTCCTCACCCACCCACTCTGCCAGTTGACTTGTCACTGAGGGCTCTGCCAGCCCTAACATGGCATTCGCCCTCTCAGGGGTTGGAAGGACTGGAGGGCACCCCACCGGTTGAGCTGCAGCTTCTCCAAGAGTGCAGTCCTGGCCAGGTGAGTCCAGAAAGCCTGGCTGGCCCCAAGGACACGGTCCCTGTCTCCACTTAAATTTCTGTTCCCCTGCCTCGTGTGGGAATTTGGGGAGGGAATTTGGTTGGGTTTTTGTTCTCAGGGGCAAGGGTCACCTGCAGTGGTTTCTTTTAGCCCTTGGTTCTCACAGGGCGGCTTTCCCGTCATACCTTACCCTGGGGTGTCCTGGCCCCACCCATTCTTCCTGGTGGGCTTGAGACAGTTCAGCCAAGATGGCTGAGTGTCCCGGGACCCTCCCCCGTCCTTGGCAGGTGGACCTACTGTGTGCCCAGCTGCAGCTCCCGCAGCTCCTGGACACAGGTCTCCTCCAGCTCTGCAACTGGCTGCTGGCCCTGTCACCAGACCTCAGCCTGGGCAATGCCACTGTGCTGACCAGGAGCCTCTTCCTTGGACGGGTAGGTGCTCTGGGATGCACATGAAGGGTCTGAGACTGGTGGGGCGGTGGGGAGAGAGTCTGAGCCCTCAGCAGGATGCCAGAGGGGGTTCCCAGGCTTGCACACATCTGGCCTGTCCCGGGTTCTGGGGGCAAGGGAAGGGCACAGACCCCTAGGCCATCTACCTACGGGGCATCTAGCTCATTAATCCCTCTTGGGCCGCAGATCCTTACAGAAGCTGAAGGGATATGGGAGCTGGGGAAGGGAGCTATGTGTCCTTTCCAGTGGGTGGATCCGTGTGGGTCCTGGATAAAAGAACTTTTTGGTCACTgtaatatatgtgtttgtgtttagttgctcagtcttgtccgactctttgtgaccccatggactgtagcccaccaggctcctctgtccatgggattctccaggcaagaatactggtgggttgccatttccttccctgggggatcttcctgaccagggatagaatctgcagCTCCTTCTGCcgtatctcctgcgttgcaggcagattctttaaccgctgagccactggggaagcctggtgtaatGTATAAGCTTCTGAAATGAGTCTGATAAACACTTGTTGGAGGGAAGAAGCAATTAGTTAATAGTTTCCTCCTTGTTGGCTGTAGATTCTCTCCCTGACTGCCTCAGCCTCCCGCCTGCTCACGACTGCCCTGACCTCCTTCTGCACCAAGTATCCCTATGCTGTCTGCAGAGCCCTCCTTGGCCCTGTGCTCCAAGCCCCGGGAATAGGTAATTTTAGAACAGGCCCCAGGCCCAGTAGCTCTGCCCTCTCTCTTCCCAGCACCCTCCACCTCCCCTGGGTGGTCCTGGCAGGAACTGGGTATTCAAGGAGTAAAGATACCAGTTGCTTCCCTGACGCTGCCCCCTGTAATGAGCCGGGCATTTTGTTCCCTGCCAaccccctcctctcctgccatcTTCCCCCAGACTTCTCTTATCTGCTGTCACCCACTCAGGTCCAGCTCAAACAGAGTTACTGTGTTGCCTTACAAAGGACAAGGCCCTGGAGCCAGATGTGCAGGTTCTAATGCTGGGGTAAGTGACAGGCACCCCTGCTGGCCCCACCCACACCTCCGCCCCCTGGCCAAGCTGCTCTTGGCATTCTGGAATTGGAGCTGACTAGGCACCAGGCCCTGTGCCCAAAAGTGCCTGAAATATAGGCAGTGGCACAGCCGATGCCCACTCTCGCTGACCTGAGCCTGGCTTTGTGCCTTACCACTGTGGGTCCTTGTTAGTTGCCATACCAtgtcccttccccagcccagggGGCCAGACTTCTGTGCCAGGTGCCCCAGGGAATGTGGAGAAGAGGCCGGTGCTGCTGTGCTTGAGTTCTCGGCATAGTTGGAACATGACATCGTGGTTCAGAGCcctggctctggagtcagacgGACATGGGTGAAAACCTCAaccttgccttttatttttttatctttccaCTTTGCCTTTAAATGTGCAAGTTTAATCAGGTTGTTCTATCTCTCTGAACCTCTGCTTCCACACATTAACTGTGTAGGATTTTTCTAGATATTAAGTGTGATAATGCACATGAAGACCTCAGCACAGTATTTGGCACCTAGGAAGTGCTCAAATACTGTTATAAAATTGGTGTTAAATTTGGGCATCAAATTGGGGAGTTAAGATACAGACATGTAGAAATAAAGAGTAGGTGAGACCCCACTGGACATCAACATGAAATATAAAATGCTAAGTATCATATGAGAAGGGGACAGTCTCCAAAAAACTACTAGCCACCCGTTGCCGAGGACTTTGTGTTTTCAATTCATTAGTTCAGTCTGCGTGCAGTCCTGTGTGGCTGCCACCTTAGAGATAGaaaagctgaagctcagagaggctgagggagGTGGCCAAAGGCTGCAGAGCTGCAGCGAGTGCAAAAGCCTGGCCTCAGACCCGAGTCTGTGCACGCGGGAAGGGACACTGTTTCCGTGCCATCCTGCCTTTCCTAACAAGCTGAGGACAGGAGGTGCAGCTGGAAAGGGCCTCACCCAGGGCTGGGCTCTGCAGGGACGGCCCGCCTTCTCTCAGAGGCCTCACATGTGTCATCCCTCCCACCATCGTCATCATCCTCTCCCTGGTCACCCTCCCCATTTTGCTCAGGATGCACTCTCGACTCCTGGTCATTTTTCAGGGAATCGTTGTACCTCTCAGCCAGAGCCTCCACTGTCAGCTCCCAGGGGTCTGGGGCCATGGCCTTCCAGGCACTGCAGCAGCGGCTCCTACCTGGCCACCAGCATCACGGGCCCTGACTACTTCCTCTGCAGCTGGGGATCTTAGCTGTCCCCGGGGCCTTGCCTTGGGGTAGGAGCAGTAGATCCCCACGCTTGGTGGGAGGCTGAGCTTTCCTCACTGGGGCCTGTGCTTACAGACAGATCTCGGAGCTGCCCTGGAAGGAGGAGACTTTCTTGGTCCTGCAGTCACTCCTGGAGCGGCAGGTGAGCAGGCTGCCTTGGGATGGACAAAGAAGCGCTGCTGTGCTGTGGGCGGGCGTGGGGCTCCTGGGCTTCTGACCACTTCAGTGACGGAATGGGCAAGCaggatggcagccctccaggagGGTGCCTGTGATACTGGGAGGAGGGTCCTGGGGCTTGAAAGGCCGGGAGCAGAGAGCTGGCTGCACGGTTAATCCCAGCTATGCCTcttgctggctgtgtggcctGGAGGACGG
It encodes the following:
- the FANCE gene encoding Fanconi anemia group E protein encodes the protein MEALEAESARVEDAETAAPWARLEAPGRLLLQALQAGPDGARRGLGVLRTLSGRGGEPFAWDGVLEALCREEPVVEGPDCRLELKPLLLRLPPLCRTNLMSLLVAVWPSLPKSRLLPVLQIARQDPSPDLDPWLRALGEFLQRDLSAGVSTDGASPLSERCQRQLQGLCRRLGQGGRKLKLPPVPDSEGEGQEENKDSQQPGKRRKEPEEEPVSPEGERAPKRLRCLEKEEEEEEGHEGKRPEHESSESLADGGGASSITNQPIMGPEPSEAGQSLKDAKGLPESLELPKVIQDQVPRLQQLLKTLGKGLEGLEGTPPVELQLLQECSPGQVDLLCAQLQLPQLLDTGLLQLCNWLLALSPDLSLGNATVLTRSLFLGRILSLTASASRLLTTALTSFCTKYPYAVCRALLGPVLQAPGIGPAQTELLCCLTKDKALEPDVQVLMLGQISELPWKEETFLVLQSLLERQVEMPPEKFSVLMEKLCKEGPAATTSMAYAKLLLTVMTKYQANITEPQRLGLAAAVELNTTFLRKSLQAALRHLTP